From Lactobacillus sp. PV012:
GCCGGTTTTCCGACCTAGTTTATTAATCTTCGAAAGCTGCTGTTAAAGGAGGAACAATTTGCTTTTTACGAGAAACTACTCCTGGTAAAGCAACACTTGAATCATTTAATTTTGTATCAAAAGCCTTTTCAAAAATTGCTTTATTCTCATCACTACCAACTACAATAGCTTCTGAATTTGAATTTAATACATCAGTTAAAGCCAACATAAACATATCATAATTATTATCAGCACTTGCCTTTTCCATTGCTTTAATGAAATCAGCTTTTCTTTCCATTGCTTCTGGTAAGTCAACTGTGTTAACTTGAGCAATACGCACAGTGTTGCCGTTTAATTCAAAGCTTTTGGCATCTAAATCAATGAGTTCCTCTTCAGATTTATCAGCAATATTGGTACCAGCTTTAAGAAGTGCTAAACCATATTCCTTGTAATCTACACCAGCAATTTTGGCTAAAGCTTCTACAGCTTTTTTATCTTCTTCAGTAGTTGTAGGTGATTTTAATAATAAGGTATCAGAAATAATAGCTGAAAGCATTAAACCAGCTATGTTCTTTGGAATTTCAACTCCATTTTCCTTAAACATTTTGTAAACAATAGTACTGGTACAGCCAACTGGTTCTGCACGGTAAAATAGTGGACTAGCAGTATTGAAGTTCATAATTCTGTGGTGATCAACAACATGAGTAACTGTTACCTTATCAATATCAGCAACACTTTGTTGAGGTTCATTATGATCGACAAGCATTACAGCATCTACTTTATCTGCAGCGGTTTCAATAACCTTAGGTGCTTCAAAGCCGAACTTTTCTAATGCATACTTAGTTTCATCATTTGCTTCACCTAAAGCAACTGGCTCAGTATCGTAGCCTAATTTATTTTGTAAATATGAGTATGCAATTGCAGTACCAATTGCATCAGTATCTGGATTTTGATGTCCAAAAACAAATTCTTTTGCCATGATTAAAAACTCCTTTAAATCTATCTACAATAATTATCACAGTATATCTTCATTTGGTCAATTCCTAAATTAGGGTTTCCACATCATCTAAACGGCTGTCGTAACTAGTGTGAGCTAGATAATCTTCCCATTCTTTCAAAAAGAATCTAAAAGTGAAAACTTAGAATTTAGCTTTTTAATTATAAAATAACTTTGAAAATAAATTTTTGGCTGAAGTTCTACTGGATAGAGTGAAATCTTACTACGATGAGCTTGATAAAAACTCTGTGTTACATAAGTATTATACGGACGAGCTTGAGCAAATTGTAAGAGCTGGTAAGTCGCAGAAAAACGAGCCACTACTTCAGGTGGATTAGGTAAAAAGTTTAGCTGATAAGTGGATCTAATTAAATCCGGTAAGTAGGTATCTGCAGCATAAGAAACCCATTTTGTTTTAGTTAATCCCTCATAAGTAGCAGGAGTATTTTTATCATGAGTTAAAAATACTATTGAATCTTCAAAGACTTTTTTGACAATGATACTCTTTAGTTCTTCACTCGTTAGACTACTTTCTGGCAAATAGGTAAAAGCTAAATCAATTTCCCCATTACGTAATTTATTCCAAATACTACTTCTTCCAAAAAATTCAACTACAAATTCTACATTTGGCTTAAGTGAATTATAGTGGATTAAAAACTCTTCTAAAATTCGTGCTTCCATAATATTTAAAACACCAATTTTTATTACTTTATTATCTAACTCACTATTTGCAGGTCTAGAAGGACCTGTTACCTTCTCCATCATTTTATTTTCCTTTTTAATCAAATAAGTTGCTTATGTCTTTATGGTTAGGAGCAAGTGGCTTAGAAAGGTTAAGAGATATGGGTTGTCCATCAGTTGTAGGATCCAAAACAAACGAGCCATTAGTGTAGCGATCTCCTAATGGAAATTCATTGGTATTAAGAGTTAACTGGCGATCACTGCTAGTTGTCACAATCAAATCATGATCCTGACCATACCAAGTAATTGCATTAATACGATGAGGTTTAGTCTTTAACTCTCTTAGAATTAATACGCCTCGTTTTGCACGTGTAACTACATTCACTAAATTCAAAGCAAACTGCTTGAAAGCTCCTCTTTGGGTAATTAGACCTACTTTCACTTGATCCACTTGCTCTGGCTTAACTAAAATATAGCCTACAACATAGTCCTCTTCTTTTAAGTTGACTGACTTAACACCAACAGCACGCGCTCCACTACTTGGAACTTCATCAGTCTTGTAGCGCACTGCATAAGCTTGATTAGTAATCAACGTAAGATCATAATCTTGTTTTTCATCTAAAAGATCAACACCAACTACTAAACTATCATTTTCTTTTAGCTTAATTGCCATCATTGCACGTGATTTATATGTTCGAGTTGGTTGTAAGTCACCTAATTTAACTTGCTTAATGTAACCATCATTAGTTGCTAGTAAGAAGTTTCTTTCTGCACTTAAATCTGGTACTTCAAATACTCTTAAAATCTTTTCATCGGGATCTAGTCCAATTTCTTGAGATAAGTGTTGCCCAGTTTCCTTCCACTTGGTGTCGACTAACTCATGAACTGGTCTGAAAATAATGTTTCCCTTAGTAGTAAAAATATAAAGATTACTTAGAGTAGATATTGTCTTTTCAAAAATTATTTTATCTCCATCTGGCAATCCATTTTCACTTGCAGCAGTTGATTGGAAAGAACGTAGTGATGAGCGCTTTAAATAACCTTCTTGACTAACCAATACTCTAACATCTTCATCTGCCATCAAAGCTTTTTCATTAATTTCAATTTTTTCAGCTTTATCAGTAATTTCAGTTCGACGTTCACTGCCAAATTCCTTTTTGACAGCTCTTAATTCCTTAATAACTACTTTCTTCAAAACCTTTGGGTCGTTAAGAATTTCTTGATAAGTAGTAATTTTTTCTTTCAAATCAGCTTCTTCTTTTTGAAGTTGAGTAACATCAGTATTACTTAAACGATAAAGTTGAAGAGAAACAATGGCTTCTGCTTGATTAACAGTAAAATCAAACTTATCTACTAAATTTTTCTTGGCTGTCTTTTTATCTTCTGAAGCTCTAATAGTCTTAATTACTTGATCTAAAATATCAAGCGCATGAATCAAGCCTTCAACAATTTCTAACCGTTGCTGAGCTTTATTTAAATCAAATTCTGTTCGTTTAGTAACAATTTCTTTTTTATGGTCTAAGTATGAACTTAAAATTTGTTTTAGTCCAACTTGTACAGGAGCCATATGATCAATTGCTACCATATTAAAATTATAAGATACCTGTAAATCAGTATTTTTAAATAAATAATTTAAAATATTCTGACTGTCAGCATCTTTTTTTAATTCAATAACAATCGATAATCCATGACGATCAGTTTCATCTCGAACTTCCGCAATTCCATCAATTTCTTTATTTAATCGGATTTCGTCAATTTTTTTGACCATTAAAGCTTTATTGACCCCAAACGGTACTTCACTAACTACAATTTGCTGACGATGGCCCTTAATATCTTCAATTCTAGTTTTAGAACGAACTTGAATTCGACCACGACCAGTTTCATAAGCTTCTTTAATTCCCTTTTTGCCGAGAATAATTCCGCCGGTAGGAAAGTCAGGTCCTTGAACATACTTCATTAATTCATCAGTTGTAGCTTCGGGATGATTTAATAAATAAATTGAAGCATCTAGCACTTCACTCAAATTATGTGGAGGAATTTCTGTAGCGTAACCTGCTGAAATTCCTGTTGAGCCATTCACCAATAAGTTGGGGAAATGAGCTGGAAGAACTGTGGGTTCATATTCAGTATCGTCAAAGTTCAAAATCATTTGAACAGTGTCTTTATCAATATCTTCCAACAAGAGATTAGAAATTTTGTTTAGACGAGACTCTGTATATCTCATTGCAGCTGGTCCATCACCATCCATTGATCCATTATTACCATGCATTTCAATCAATGGTTCACGCATTTTCCAATCTTGAGATAAGTGAACTAAGGCACCATATATAGAAGAATCACCATGAGGGTGAAAATTACCCATAACATTTCCGACAGCTTTAGCTGCTTTTTTGTAAGGTTTATCGTATGTATTATTATCTTTATACATTGCATAAAGAATACGTCTTTGAACAGGTTTTAGGCCGTCTCGAATATCTGGTAAAGCACGTTCTTGAATAATATATTTTGAATAACGTCCGAAACGTTCACCCATTACCTCTTCTAAAGGTAAATCTTTAATTCGTTCTGTTGTTTCTACCATCTACAAATTAGTTCCTTTCTTAAATTATTGACGACTCGTTTCTAAAATGGAACCTTCTTCACCCATTCTAAACTTCACATTTTCATCAATCCATTTACGTCTAGGTGCTACTTTGTCGCCCATTAAAGTAGTAACACGTTTTTCTGCTAGTTGTGCATCATCAATCTTGACACGAATTAGAGTTCTTGTTTCTGGATTCATTGTTGTTTCCCAGAGCTGATCCGCATTCATTTCACCCAAACCTTTAAATCTTTGGAGCGAAAAGCCTTTCCCCATTTTTTTAGAGACTTCAGCTAACTCTTCATCTGTCCAAGCATATTCGATTTTAGCTTTTTTATTGTTGCCTTTTTGCAATTTATATAATGGAGGAAGTGCAATATAAACCTTCCCCGCTTCGATCATTGGACGCATATATCTATAGAAGAACGTTAAAAGTAAAATTTGGATATGAGCTCCGTCTGTATCCGCATCCGTCATAATAATAACTTTATCATAATTTGAATCTTTTACTTCAAAATCTGGACCTACTCCTGCCCCAATTGTATGAATCATAGTATTAATTTCTTCATTTTTGAAGATGTCTTGTAATTTTGCTTTTTGCGTATTTAATACTTTTCCTCTCAAAGGTAAAATTGCTTGGAATTTTCGATCTCTTCCTTGCTTTGCTGAACCCCCAGCAGAATCACCTTCGACTAAGAAAAGTTCATTTTTCTTAGGATTACGAGATTGAGCTGGTGTCAATTTACCAGAAAGAATTTCTTTCTTTCGTCTCTTTTTACCATTTCGACTTTCATCGCGTGCCTTTTTAGCTGCTTCACGAGCATCACGTGCTTTTTGAGCTTTTTGCACTAAACTCTGGGCAAATTCACCGTTTTCCATTAAGTAGTAAGATAATTGTTCATAAACAATATTATCAACTACACTTCTTGCTTGTGGTGTTCCCAACTTACCTTTTGTTTGACCTTCAAACTCAAGTAATTCTTCCGGAATCTTGACTGATAAAACTGCACTCAAGCCTTCACGATAATCAGATCCTTCAAGACCTTTTTCTTTATTTTTAAGTAAGCCTTGCTTCTTAGCAAAATCATTAAAAGCACGTGTAAATCCACTTCTCGCTCCTGCTTCATGACTACCACCATCAGGAGTACGGACATTATTTACAAAAGAGACAAAATTCTCTGAATATCCATCATTATATTGACCAGAAAATTCAACTTCAATTCCATGTTGTTTTCCTTCAAAGTAGAAAACATTTCCCATGGTATCTTTACCCTCGTTTAAATATGAAACAAAAGATTGAATTCCCTTATCGAATAAAAATTCATCATGGTGATTAGGATCTCTTTCATCAGTTAAAGTAAATTTAACTCCCTTTAAAAGAAAAGCTGATTCTCTGATTCTTTCTTGAATGGTTTCATAATTATATGTAGTAGTAGAAAAAATGGTTGGATCTGGCTTAAAAGTAATTGTTGTTCCTGTTTTGTCAGTAGTTTTACCTAAATTTTTTAAAGTACCTACTGGATGACCACCATTTTTGAATTCTTCTTCGTAGGCAATTCCATCCCTCACAACACGAACTTTAAGCCAAGAAGAAAGAGCATTAACTACTGAAGACCCCACTCCGTGAAGTCCTCCAGAAGTTTGATAATTCTGTTCGGTAAACTTACCTCCAGCATGTAGTACCGTCAAAATAACTTCAATCGTTGGTTTACCTGAGGGATGCATCCCCGTTGGCATTCCCCGCCCAAAGTCTTGCACAGTAATTGAATTATCTTCATGAATAGTTACATTAATTTCTTTCCCATATCCTGCCATTGCTTCATCAACAGCATTGTCTACTATTTCATAAACTAAATGGTTAAGTCCATAACGGTCAGTTGAGCCAATATACATTCCGGGACGTTTTCTAACTGCCTCTAAACCTTGTAAGATTTGAATCGATGAATCATCATAAGTATTTGTATTAGTTTTAGTCAAAAAAATTCCTCCATTTTTACAACAATTACCTTCAAATTCCCATAACCTAGTAATAATTTGCTACAATAACTTTATAATAAGATGAGGTTGAAAAATAATGTCTATATTAAAATATATATTTGTGTTTATTTTAGCATACTTGATCGGTTCCTTTCCGACCGGTGTACTAATTGGAAAATTTATTTGTCACAAAGATTTACGTCAATACGGTTCTGGAAATATTGGAACAACTAATGCCTTTAGAGTCTTAGGTCCACTTGCAGGAAGTGTAGTTTTAATCATTGATGTCTTAAAAGGGACATTAGCTGCAAGTTTGCCATATTTTATCTTGTCAACTTCGCCACATTACTTTGTCCTTCTAGCAGGATTAGCTGCTATTTTAGGACATACCTTCTCAATTTTCTTAAAGTTCCATGGTGGAAAAGCTGTTGCAACAACAGCTGGGGTATTATTAGCCTATAATCTTAAATTCTTTGGCTTAGCTGCCATTGTATTCTTACCAATGGTATTTATTACAAGTTATGTAAGTTTATCGAGTTTAATTTCAATTGTAATTTTATTTATCTGTTCTTTCTTTTTTCATGATGTTTTTTTAACAGTAATTATCGGATTTATGACTATCGTTTTATTTGTTCGTCATCGTTCTAATATCAAGCGTTTACTCCATCATCAGGAAAATATTATTCCCTTTGGACTATGGTATTGGTATAAAAAGGCACATCATGAATTAAAGAAATAAATTAATTTAAACTCTGATTTTTTCCTTTAAATATTATATATTTCAAAACATTTGTTCGCAAGTGCTTTTAAAAAAAGATAAGTCCTTTTGAAAAGAAATAACTTTTTCTTAAAGACTTATCTTTTTTATTATGAATGACGTAATTGATTTAAACTTTCTCCAAAAATATCGTCAATAACAGCTGGATCACGGTGATCAAAGAATTGACTTACACCCTTGTCTAAACCACGAATATTCTCCATTTCGTCTTTAGTTAATTCAAAATCAAAGATGTCCATATTTTCTTTTTGGCGATTTGAATGAACAGACTTAGGAATAACCACAATCTCACGTTGAATAAGCCAGCGTAAGATAACTTGAGCAGGTGTCTTACCATATTTTTCGCCAATTTCTTTCAATAAGTGATTATTAAAAATATCATTTTTACCTTCTGCGAATGGTGCCCAAGCCTCTACAGCCACATCACGTCCTTGGAAAAACTTCACATCATTAGTTTGTTGGAAAAATGGGTTAATTTCAATTTGGTTAATAGCTGGTTTTTCTTCATGAGCTAATTCTAAGTTCATGTATTGATCTGGATAAAAATTAGACAACCCAATTGATTTTATTTTACCTGCCCGCTTTGCAGCAGCCATTGCATTCCAGGCACCAAAGATATCTCCATATGGTTGGTGGATTAACATTAAATCAATATAATCTGTATCTAGTTCTTTCAAGTCATCATCAATTGCTTTTTGAGCTTTTTCAAAAGTAAGATGATTTACCCAAATTTTACTAGTTAAAAAGATCTCTTCTCTCTTAATGCCACTTTCTTTAATCGCTTCACCAACTGCTCTTTGATTTCCATACATTTCTGCAGTATCAATTAAACGATAGCCATTGCGTAGTGCTTCTGCAACTGCCTTTTTAGCTTCATCATGATCTGGAACTTGGTATACTCCAAACCCTAATTGGGGCATTTCATTACCGTCATTTAAAAAAATTGTTGGAATCTTAGTCACAATTTAAACCTCCTATTTCTATCCCCTTCATTATACTTCTAATTCTTAGATAAAGTCTTCGAAAAGAACTCAATTACTTATTTTTATCTTGGAAGGTCATCACAAAACCAGCTTTCCACGTTTTGCCAGCAGCTAGATGATTCATTCCCTTTTTATCTTCTAAATGCCCTTTAGTCTCTAAAATATCTGCTATTCCCCACCATGGCTCAATGCAAACGTAATCTGCTGTTTGAGGGTATTGCGACCATAATCCAACATAAGGTGCATCCATTTTAATACTTACTTGATAATTATTTTTATCTGTCGCTACGCTCACTTCATTTTTACCACGTAATTCTAAAACCCAAGCATCTTCTTTAAATAGTAGGTCACTGATTTTAATTAAGGAATCTGTCGCAGCTTGCGATCGCTTACTCCAATCTAGGAGCGGTGCCTTTAAGGGAATCCGCATATGCTCTACTGAGGGGGCAAATTTGAAGTAATAATCATCTTTCTTAATTTCTTGATTAGTTGGTAAATTAAATGCCGGATGACCACCAATTCCAAAAATCATTTCCTTAGTATCTTGATTTATAACTTCAAAATTTTCTTCAACTGAATTATTACTCAAGGTATAGGTTACTCTAAGTTCAAATTTAAAAGGATAATTTTTTAAAGTTTCTGGGGTATCCTGCAACAAAAAGGTAATACTTGTTTCACTAGCATTTTCCACCCTAAAATTCATATCTCGAGCAAAACCATGCTGAGACATATTATAAATCTTGTCCTTATAAAAGTACTGATTATCTTTCAAAGCTCCGACAATTGGGAATAAAATTGGCGCATGTCGTTTCCAAACTTTTGGATTTGCTTGCCAAATATATTCTGTTTGAGTTTCATTATCAACGATACTTTGAATCTCAGCACCATGATCAGAAATAGTAACTGTCAAAAAATCATTTTTTAATCTATATTCCATCGTTTCTTTTCCTTACCACTAGCTAACCTTACTTACAAAAAAGCTGCTTCATCACAGGGATGTAGCAGCTTAGTAACTAAAGAATAAACTTAGTTAAATCTTTATTAGTAACAATATCTTGAAGCTTATCATCCACATATTTTTGAGTAATAGTAATTTCTCCCATGGTCATATCTGGACCTTCATATAGTACATCTTCCAGTAATTTTTCTAAAATCGTAGCTAAACGACGAGCTCCAATATTATCTGTACCTTGATTTACTTGATAAGCAATTTGAGCAATTCGATCAATTGCTTCTTGTGTAAAGACTAATTCAATTCCATCAGCTTTTAAAAGCGCAATGTACTGTTTTAAAAGAGAATTTTGTGGATCTTTTAAGATCTTTACAAAATCTTCTTCAGTTAAAGCATTCAATTCTACACGAATTGGGAAACGTCCTTGAAGTTCAGGAATTAAGTCACTTGGCTTACTTTCTGCAAAGGCACCTGCTGCAATAAAAAGAATGTGGTCTGTAGAAACTGGACCATATTTAGTAGTTACAGTTGATCCTTCTACAATTGGTAAAATATCTCTTTGCACACCTTCACGAGAAACTTGTGCTCGACTATTTTTATCGCCACCAGTTGTTTTGTCAATTTCGTCGATAAAAATAATTCCATTTTGTTGGGTACGTTCTATGGCACGTTGATATAAAGAATCATAATCAATTAACTTTTTGGATTCTTCTTGAACTAACACATTACGGGCATCTTTAACCTTCAAAGTACGCTTTACTTTCTTCTTAGGTAAGATATCACCCATCATGCTAGACATATCCATTCCCATTTGTCCCATCATGTCACCCATTGGATTTACACGGGGAGCTTGTTCAACTTCAATTGTTACTTCATGATCTTCTAATAATCCCTGATTTAACTTTTGAGCAGTACTCATTCTTTTATTTTTAATATCTTCAGGAATTTCTTCCTTAACTTCTTCTTTATTTCCGAAGTTTCCTGAGAGCATCTTCATCATTTGATCAAAAGACTGCTCACGATTTTCTTGACGTACTACAGGAACTAAAACTTTAACTAACTGTTCATTAGCTTTTTTAATTGCCTCTGTATTTACACGTTCAAATTCCTCTTTTTCTTCCATGCGGACTGCTTCTTTTACTAAGTCACGCACCATTGATTCGACGTCTCGACCAACATATCCAACTTCAGTAAACTTAGTTGCTTCTACTTTTACAAAAGGAGCATCTACAATTTTAGCAAGTCGACGGGCAATCTCTGTTTTACCTACTCCAGTTGGTCCGGCCATCAAAATATTCTTAGGAGTAATTTCTTGTTGAAGAGTTTTTGGCAATTGTAAGCGACGATAGCGATTGTACAAAGCAATAGCTACTGCCCTTTTAGCTTCATCTTGACCAATAATATATTCATTCAAAATATCTACAATTTTCTTGGGAGTTTTTTGTGTTGTCAAATTAATCACCTAAATTTCATCTGTTGTAATATGATCATCAGTAAAAATGTCAATTCCAGAAGCAATTTTTACAGCTTCTTGAGCAATCTCTTTTGCACTCATTCCATTGCTATGACGTGTCATTGCAATTGCAGCCGCTTGGGCAAAATTACCACCTGATCCAATTGCTACTACATCTTCATCGGGCTCTAAGACTTCACCATTTCCTGAAATTAATAATAAGTCCTTGCCATCAAAAGCAATTACCATAGCTTCTAATTTAGCTAAAGTTGGATCCTTACGCCAACTTTGTGCCATTTCAACTGCTGCACGTCGTAAATCACCTGAATAAGTTTCAAGTTTTCCTTCTAACATGTCTTGTAAGCTGACTGCATCAGCCACTCCACCTGCAAAGCCTATTACTACTTTATTATGATAAATACGGCGAATCTTCTTAGCAGTTGCTTTAGCAATAACTTTTTCACCTAAAGTGACTTGTCCGTCACCTGCAATTGCAGTTTGTCCATTGTATCTTACAGAACAGATTGTTGTCATTTACTTTGCCTCGTTTTCTTTATTATTTCTGGGGAAAAACTTTTGATAGTCGCTTTGTAATTTCTTGGTACTGATGTGAGTATAAATTTGGGTAGTAGATAAAGATTCATGTCCTAACAATTCTTGTACACTACGCATATCAGCACCATTATCAAGCATTTGGGTAGCAAAAGAGTGTCGTAACATATGGGGATGCGCTTTAGCACTCACCCCTGCTTTTAAAAATACATCTCTCATTACCTGTGCAATTCCACGTTCCGTGATTTTTTTACCTCGATTATTCAAAAAAACATCCCCTGCATCAAAGTTTGTTTTTAACAAAACAGGACGTGAATTTTCTAAATAATTTTTTAGAGTCACACAGCTTTCCTCAGTGAAAGGAACATAACGATCCTTCCTACCTTTACCATGCACTAAAATGACGCGCATGTCAAAATCTATTTGCTCTAACTTTAAATTCGCTAGTTCACTTCTTCGCATTCCGGTTACATAAAACAACTCAATAATTGCTTTATTACGCATTGTCAGCGGCTTAGAATCATTTAAAGAATCAATTACTTTTTTTACTTCATTTTGGTAAAAAAATTCTGGTAATTTTTTCTCTCCTGCTCTAATCGAAATTGCAATGGTAGGATCAATTTTTAATAAATCCCTTTTTACTAAAAATTGATAAAAAGAGCGTAAAGAAGACATCTTTCTTTGTAGTGTTCTTCGACTCGCTTCTTTACCTAATTTTTCTAAAAATCTCTCAATATCTCTAGTTTTAACTTGATCCCAGCCTATAAATTCACCATTTTTTCTTAAAAAATTTTGAAATTGTGTTAAGTCTTCAAGATAGCTATTCAAAGTGTACTCACTATAAGCGCGTTCATACATCAAATACTCTTTGAATTTTTTTAAATAGTCATCAAGTTTAATTGAGTTGGTCATAAGATTTTAAAACATCTTCTTTAAATTTATCTAAACTAGCTAGAGCGTTCTTTGAAATCTCTAAGTGACGCTCTTGTTTATTACGTACCTTGTGATCCAAGCTAGGAAGTAATGCATAAGATGCATTCATTGGTTGAAAATGCTTAGCACTAGTAGTAGTGATATAGTTTGCCATTGAACCCAAGGCTGTATTTTTAGGAAAGGCTACTGTATCTTGACCAGCAGCTTTTAATGCTGCATTAATACCGGCTACTAGGCCACTTCCTGCACTTTCAACATAGCCCTCTACCCCTGTCATTTGTCCTGCAAAAAATAACCCTGATTGAGTTTTTGCTTCATAAGTCGCATTTAAAACTTCAGGACTAGCAATATAGGTATTACGGTGCATCTTCCCATAGCGAACAAATTTAGCATTTTCTAACCCAGGGATTTTAGAAAATACACGTTTTTGTTCACCATATTTCAAGTGGGTTTGAAAGCCGACAATATTATACATACTTCCAATTGCATTGTCTTGACGTAGCTGAATAACGGCATAAGGAGTTTTTCCAGTTCTTGGATCTTCTAACCCAACAGGCTTCAAAGGTCCAAATAGCATAGTTTTTTCACCTCGGTGTGCCATCACCTCAATTGGCATGCATCCCTCAAACACATTACTATTTTCAAATCCATGTAGTTCAGCCGTTTCTGCACTAATTAAAGCCTTGTAAAACTCAAAAAATTCTTCTTTTGTCATTGGGCAATTAAGATAAGCAGCTTCACCTTTATCATAACGTGATTTTTTATAAACAATAT
This genomic window contains:
- the hslU gene encoding ATP-dependent protease ATPase subunit HslU, which codes for MTTQKTPKKIVDILNEYIIGQDEAKRAVAIALYNRYRRLQLPKTLQQEITPKNILMAGPTGVGKTEIARRLAKIVDAPFVKVEATKFTEVGYVGRDVESMVRDLVKEAVRMEEKEEFERVNTEAIKKANEQLVKVLVPVVRQENREQSFDQMMKMLSGNFGNKEEVKEEIPEDIKNKRMSTAQKLNQGLLEDHEVTIEVEQAPRVNPMGDMMGQMGMDMSSMMGDILPKKKVKRTLKVKDARNVLVQEESKKLIDYDSLYQRAIERTQQNGIIFIDEIDKTTGGDKNSRAQVSREGVQRDILPIVEGSTVTTKYGPVSTDHILFIAAGAFAESKPSDLIPELQGRFPIRVELNALTEEDFVKILKDPQNSLLKQYIALLKADGIELVFTQEAIDRIAQIAYQVNQGTDNIGARRLATILEKLLEDVLYEGPDMTMGEITITQKYVDDKLQDIVTNKDLTKFIL
- the hslV gene encoding ATP-dependent protease subunit HslV; protein product: MTTICSVRYNGQTAIAGDGQVTLGEKVIAKATAKKIRRIYHNKVVIGFAGGVADAVSLQDMLEGKLETYSGDLRRAAVEMAQSWRKDPTLAKLEAMVIAFDGKDLLLISGNGEVLEPDEDVVAIGSGGNFAQAAAIAMTRHSNGMSAKEIAQEAVKIASGIDIFTDDHITTDEI
- the xerC gene encoding tyrosine recombinase XerC, which encodes MTNSIKLDDYLKKFKEYLMYERAYSEYTLNSYLEDLTQFQNFLRKNGEFIGWDQVKTRDIERFLEKLGKEASRRTLQRKMSSLRSFYQFLVKRDLLKIDPTIAISIRAGEKKLPEFFYQNEVKKVIDSLNDSKPLTMRNKAIIELFYVTGMRRSELANLKLEQIDFDMRVILVHGKGRKDRYVPFTEESCVTLKNYLENSRPVLLKTNFDAGDVFLNNRGKKITERGIAQVMRDVFLKAGVSAKAHPHMLRHSFATQMLDNGADMRSVQELLGHESLSTTQIYTHISTKKLQSDYQKFFPRNNKENEAK
- the trmFO gene encoding methylenetetrahydrofolate--tRNA-(uracil(54)-C(5))-methyltransferase (FADH(2)-oxidizing) TrmFO, with translation MTKKVTVIGAGLAGSEATWQLAKRGINVDLYEMRPKKQTPAHHTSGFAELVCTNSMRSNQLSNAVGLLKEEMRQLDSLVLRAADKTAVPAGGALAVDRDKFSQEITDQLRSLPNVTIHEEEITSIPKDGITIIATGPLTSDDLAEKIQEFCGTDSLHFFDAAAPIVAADSINYDIVYKKSRYDKGEAAYLNCPMTKEEFFEFYKALISAETAELHGFENSNVFEGCMPIEVMAHRGEKTMLFGPLKPVGLEDPRTGKTPYAVIQLRQDNAIGSMYNIVGFQTHLKYGEQKRVFSKIPGLENAKFVRYGKMHRNTYIASPEVLNATYEAKTQSGLFFAGQMTGVEGYVESAGSGLVAGINAALKAAGQDTVAFPKNTALGSMANYITTTSAKHFQPMNASYALLPSLDHKVRNKQERHLEISKNALASLDKFKEDVLKSYDQLN